The Dreissena polymorpha isolate Duluth1 chromosome 10, UMN_Dpol_1.0, whole genome shotgun sequence genome includes a region encoding these proteins:
- the LOC127848060 gene encoding uncharacterized protein LOC127848060 produces MVGLSRTTFYMVVCAIVLAVATADNIKINDAPKEVRLDKIQEEMEELEDQFPHKTQVHHFARHGLCNHMPGKLKFYKALQNHFHSISDHMKINFIMDICARKDEMLDHWVKEIFDRDGDGYISHFEKELYDHN; encoded by the exons ATGGTTGGTCTTTCAAGAACAACTTTTTACATGGTAGTGTGTGCTATAGTTTTGGCAGTTGCTACTGCAGACAACATTAAAATCAACGATGCCCCAAAAGAGGTGAGGCTTGACAAGATTCAAGAAGAAATGGAAGAACTAGAAGATCAGTTTCCACATAAAAC GCAAGTGCATCACTTTGCTCGTCACGGTCTGTGCAATCACATGCCCGGCAAACTGAAGTTCTACAAAGCTCTGCAGAATCACTTCCACAGCATATCAG ATCATATGAAGATCAACTTTATAATGGATATATGTGCTCGCAAGGATGAAATGCTGGACCATTGGGTAAAAGAAATCTTCGACAGAGATG gGGATGGCTACATCTCACACTTCGAGAAAGAGTTGTATGACCACAATTGA